From a region of the Paraburkholderia hospita genome:
- the nuoG gene encoding NADH-quinone oxidoreductase subunit NuoG yields the protein MVELEIDGKKVEVAEGSMIIQAAHKVDTYIPHFCYHKKLSIAANCRMCLVDVEKMPKAVPACATPVSAGMIVRTKSEKAVKGQQSVMEFLLINHPLDCPICDQGGECQLQDLAVGYGKSSSRYSEEKRVVFHKNVGPLISMEEMSRCIHCTRCVRFGEEVAGVMELGMLGRGEHSEITSFVGKTVDSELSGNMIDLCPVGALTSKPFRYSARTWELSRRKSVSPHDSVGANLVVQVKNNRVMRVLPFENEAINECWISDKDRFSYEALNSPERLTRPMLKQNGQWIETDWQTALEYVVKGLKGISADHGANAIAALGSAHSTVEELFLLKQVAQAVGTPNVDFRLRQTDFTAAANGTPWLGTSIANLSMLDSALVIGSSLRRDHPLFAARLRQAAKGGAKITLLQATRDDALIPQAARIAAAPSAWLNELAGIAAAVSEAKGAALPEAFAGATATDAAKKTAAALGAGETRVVLLGNGAVQHPEFARIHAAAQWIAEATGATLGFLTEAANTVGAHLVGALPGEGGLNAREVFEQPRKGYVLLNLEPEFDTANPAQALAALNQAEMVVVMSPFQTGAEYADVLLPIAPYTETAGTFVNAEGTVQMFNGVVRPLGDARPAWKVLRVLGNLLGASGFDYDTAEQVRAVALGDGDLTPRLSNKTSASVARSNGAKAAEGTFERIADVPIYHADQLVRRAQSLHLTAAARAANSVGLPAALFDKLGLKEGDAVRVRQGDRSVQIPAVRDANLAETVVRVSAATPAGAALGSLFGELVVEKA from the coding sequence ATGGTTGAACTTGAAATAGACGGCAAGAAAGTAGAGGTGGCCGAAGGCAGCATGATCATTCAGGCTGCGCATAAGGTCGATACCTACATTCCTCACTTCTGCTATCACAAGAAACTGTCGATTGCGGCCAACTGCCGGATGTGTCTTGTCGATGTCGAGAAGATGCCGAAGGCCGTGCCTGCATGCGCAACGCCGGTGTCGGCGGGCATGATCGTGCGCACGAAGTCGGAAAAGGCGGTGAAGGGTCAGCAATCCGTGATGGAATTCCTGCTGATCAATCACCCGCTCGATTGCCCGATCTGCGACCAGGGCGGCGAATGCCAACTGCAGGATCTGGCCGTCGGTTACGGCAAGTCGTCGTCGCGTTATAGCGAAGAGAAGCGCGTCGTGTTCCACAAGAACGTCGGCCCGCTGATCTCGATGGAAGAAATGTCGCGCTGCATTCACTGCACGCGTTGCGTCCGCTTCGGCGAAGAAGTCGCCGGCGTGATGGAACTCGGCATGCTGGGTCGCGGCGAACACTCGGAAATCACGTCGTTCGTCGGCAAGACGGTCGACTCCGAACTGTCGGGCAACATGATCGACCTGTGCCCGGTCGGCGCGCTGACCAGCAAGCCGTTCCGCTACAGCGCCCGTACGTGGGAACTGTCGCGCCGCAAGTCGGTGAGCCCGCACGATTCCGTCGGCGCGAACCTCGTGGTGCAAGTGAAGAACAACCGCGTGATGCGCGTTCTGCCGTTCGAAAACGAAGCCATCAACGAATGCTGGATTTCGGACAAGGACCGCTTCTCGTACGAAGCCCTGAACAGCCCGGAACGTCTGACGCGTCCGATGCTCAAGCAAAACGGTCAGTGGATCGAAACGGACTGGCAGACGGCGCTCGAATATGTCGTCAAGGGTCTGAAGGGCATCTCGGCCGACCACGGCGCGAACGCGATTGCCGCGCTCGGCAGTGCGCACAGCACGGTCGAAGAACTGTTCCTGCTCAAGCAGGTTGCGCAAGCCGTCGGTACGCCGAACGTCGATTTCCGTCTGCGTCAGACGGACTTCACGGCCGCTGCAAACGGCACGCCGTGGCTCGGTACGTCGATCGCCAACCTGTCGATGCTCGACAGCGCGCTCGTGATCGGCTCGTCGCTGCGTCGCGACCATCCGCTGTTTGCGGCGCGTCTGCGCCAGGCAGCGAAGGGTGGCGCAAAGATCACGCTGCTGCAGGCGACGCGCGACGACGCGCTGATCCCGCAAGCTGCGCGCATCGCTGCTGCGCCGTCGGCGTGGCTGAACGAACTGGCGGGCATCGCCGCCGCTGTGTCGGAAGCAAAGGGCGCTGCGCTGCCGGAAGCATTCGCAGGCGCGACGGCAACGGATGCCGCAAAGAAGACCGCCGCTGCACTCGGCGCCGGTGAAACACGCGTCGTGTTGCTCGGTAACGGGGCGGTCCAGCATCCGGAGTTCGCGCGCATCCACGCTGCGGCTCAATGGATCGCCGAAGCAACGGGCGCTACGCTCGGCTTCCTGACGGAAGCGGCGAACACGGTCGGTGCGCATCTCGTCGGCGCATTGCCGGGCGAGGGCGGCCTGAATGCTCGCGAAGTTTTCGAGCAGCCGCGCAAGGGTTATGTGCTGCTGAACCTCGAACCGGAATTCGATACGGCCAACCCGGCGCAGGCGCTTGCCGCGCTGAACCAGGCGGAAATGGTCGTCGTGATGTCGCCGTTCCAGACGGGCGCAGAATACGCAGACGTCCTGCTGCCGATCGCGCCGTACACGGAAACGGCCGGCACCTTCGTGAACGCGGAAGGCACGGTGCAGATGTTCAACGGCGTGGTGCGTCCGCTCGGCGATGCGCGTCCCGCATGGAAGGTGCTGCGCGTGCTGGGCAATCTGCTCGGCGCGTCGGGCTTCGACTACGATACAGCGGAGCAGGTGCGCGCCGTGGCACTGGGCGATGGCGACCTCACGCCGCGCCTGTCGAACAAAACCTCGGCAAGCGTCGCGCGCAGCAATGGCGCGAAGGCCGCGGAAGGCACCTTCGAACGCATTGCTGACGTGCCGATCTACCACGCCGATCAGCTCGTGCGCCGCGCGCAGTCGCTGCATCTGACGGCAGCCGCGCGTGCCGCCAACTCGGTGGGGCTGCCCGCCGCGCTGTTCGACAAGCTGGGTTTGAAGGAAGGCGACGCAGTGCGCGTTCGTCAGGGCGATCGCTCGGTGCAGATACCCGCCGTGCGTGATGCGAATCTTGCGGAGACGGTCGTCCGCGTGTCGGCGGCTACGCCCGCCGGTGCAGCGCTGGGCAGCCTGTTCGGTGAACTGGTGGTGGAGAAGGCGTAA